The following coding sequences lie in one Prosthecobacter vanneervenii genomic window:
- a CDS encoding CCA tRNA nucleotidyltransferase, which yields MRDTAIKVITKLTQAGHTALLAGGCVRDMLLGREAKDYDVATSATPEQVVRLFPGAQTVGAHFGVVIVRLDHHHVEVATFRSDGSYSDGRRPDSVTYSTPEHDAQRRDFTINGLFFDPLKEEVIDYVGGQADLRMGLLRAIGVARDRFEEDHLRMLRAVRFATVLGFDIEHATWESICGLAPKIRSVSIERIREEFVKTMLSPNRVRGFDLLVNSGLMEQFLPEILVLQGCEQPPQFHPEGDVFIHTRLMLSLLPEQVSLPLVMSVLLHDIAKPATQTRDADTGRIRFNGHDKLGADMTGEIMRRMKFPNDVIEPTVVAVENHMVFKDVKKMRTAKLRRFMARPSFDDELALHRVDCMGSNGWLDNYDFLLAKREELAAEPMLPPRLITGADLIAQGWHAGKAMGRLLTTLQTLQLEGTLKTKEEALTWVAQNAPVPDVFETVEE from the coding sequence ATGAGAGACACCGCCATCAAGGTCATCACCAAACTGACGCAAGCCGGACACACGGCCCTGCTGGCGGGCGGCTGCGTGCGGGACATGCTGCTGGGCCGCGAGGCCAAGGACTACGACGTGGCCACCAGCGCCACGCCGGAGCAGGTGGTGCGGCTGTTTCCCGGAGCGCAAACGGTCGGTGCGCACTTTGGCGTGGTGATCGTGCGCCTGGACCACCACCACGTGGAGGTGGCCACCTTTCGCAGCGACGGCAGCTACAGCGACGGCCGCCGCCCTGACAGCGTGACCTACTCCACGCCTGAGCACGATGCCCAGCGGCGTGACTTCACCATCAACGGCTTGTTTTTTGATCCGCTCAAAGAGGAGGTGATCGACTACGTGGGTGGCCAGGCGGACCTGCGCATGGGCCTGCTGCGCGCCATCGGCGTGGCGCGGGACCGCTTTGAGGAGGACCACCTGCGCATGCTGCGCGCGGTCCGCTTTGCCACGGTGCTGGGTTTTGACATCGAGCACGCCACCTGGGAGTCCATTTGCGGGCTGGCACCGAAGATCAGAAGCGTGAGCATCGAGCGCATCCGAGAGGAGTTTGTGAAGACGATGCTGAGCCCGAACCGAGTGCGTGGCTTTGATCTGCTGGTGAACAGCGGTCTCATGGAGCAGTTCCTGCCGGAGATTCTGGTGCTGCAGGGCTGCGAGCAGCCGCCGCAGTTTCATCCGGAGGGAGATGTCTTCATCCACACGCGGCTGATGCTCAGCCTGCTGCCGGAGCAGGTGTCCCTGCCGCTGGTCATGAGCGTGCTGCTGCACGATATCGCCAAACCGGCCACACAGACGCGCGATGCCGACACTGGCCGCATCCGCTTCAACGGCCACGACAAGCTGGGCGCGGATATGACCGGCGAGATCATGCGGCGCATGAAGTTTCCGAATGACGTCATCGAGCCCACCGTGGTGGCGGTGGAGAACCACATGGTCTTCAAGGACGTTAAAAAGATGCGCACCGCCAAGCTGCGACGCTTCATGGCACGCCCATCGTTTGATGACGAACTGGCCCTGCACCGCGTGGACTGCATGGGTTCAAATGGCTGGCTGGACAACTATGACTTTCTGCTGGCAAAGCGGGAGGAACTGGCTGCCGAGCCCATGCTCCCTCCGCGTCTGATCACAGGCGCAGACCTCATCGCTCAAGGCTGGCACGCCGGGAAAGCGATGGGGCGGCTGCTGACGACGCTGCAGAC
- a CDS encoding Lrp/AsnC family transcriptional regulator, which translates to MDPLIEMLHNNSRRSHHEMAAALGLTESEVASRIAAAEADGTILGYSAVVDRLKAGHRGVTALIEVRIAPERDGGFDRLARRISKFDQVRECFLMSGGYDLAVIVEGKDLLDVATFVAEKLSTLGGVLSTATRFQLKAYKEGGFFANSGGDEERLPVSP; encoded by the coding sequence ATGGACCCACTCATCGAAATGCTGCACAACAACTCCAGGCGCTCCCATCACGAGATGGCCGCAGCCCTGGGCCTCACGGAATCCGAAGTCGCTTCACGGATCGCCGCCGCCGAGGCTGATGGCACCATTCTGGGTTACAGCGCCGTGGTGGACCGCCTGAAAGCGGGGCACCGTGGTGTCACAGCATTGATCGAGGTGCGGATCGCACCCGAGCGCGACGGCGGATTTGACCGCCTGGCACGCCGCATTTCCAAATTTGACCAGGTCCGCGAATGCTTCCTCATGAGCGGCGGCTATGACTTGGCTGTGATCGTCGAGGGCAAGGACCTGCTCGACGTGGCAACTTTTGTGGCTGAAAAACTCAGCACCCTCGGCGGCGTGCTTTCCACGGCCACTCGCTTCCAGCTGAAGGCGTACAAAGAGGGCGGATTTTTCGCAAATTCCGGCGGTGACGAAGAGCGCCTGCCGGTGAGTCCATGA
- a CDS encoding pyridoxal phosphate-dependent aminotransferase, with the protein MDYDNKISTIIRDLPRSGIRDFFELVIGRSDVISLGVGEPDKPTPWPIREAVIRSLEKGQTSYTSNLGLEALRVGISEYVTKHFRTTYDPKTEILVTVGVSEALDIAFRAVLNPGDEVIYHEPCYVSYSPSIKMAYGVPVVVQTREENEFALMAEDVEKAITPKTKVIALNFPTNPTGGIMPHEELAKIAALAVKHDLFVFTDEIYSELLYDGRQHKSIVEFPGMRERTVLLHGFSKAFAMTGWRLGYACAPAPLREAMMKIHQYCMLCAPIMSQMAGIEALKMGEAAYEDMRQSYEQRRNLIVSRLNGMGLHCFNPGGAFYVFPEIRSTGLTSKEFAIQLLEKKSVAVVPGSAFSSAGEGFVRCCYATAPELIAKAMDLMEEFVNEVCGK; encoded by the coding sequence ATGGATTACGACAACAAGATTTCCACCATCATTCGCGACCTGCCGCGCTCCGGCATCCGCGATTTCTTTGAGCTCGTCATCGGCCGCTCCGACGTCATCTCCCTTGGCGTAGGCGAGCCCGACAAGCCCACTCCCTGGCCCATTCGCGAGGCGGTCATCCGCTCCCTGGAGAAAGGCCAGACCAGCTACACCTCCAATCTCGGCCTCGAAGCCCTGCGCGTAGGTATCAGCGAATACGTCACCAAGCACTTCCGCACCACGTATGACCCCAAGACGGAGATCCTCGTGACGGTGGGTGTTTCTGAGGCGCTGGACATCGCCTTCCGCGCGGTGCTCAATCCGGGAGATGAGGTGATCTATCATGAGCCCTGCTACGTTTCCTACAGCCCAAGCATCAAGATGGCCTACGGTGTGCCCGTCGTGGTGCAGACGCGGGAGGAGAATGAGTTTGCTCTCATGGCTGAGGATGTGGAGAAGGCCATCACGCCAAAGACGAAGGTCATCGCGCTGAACTTCCCCACCAACCCCACCGGCGGCATCATGCCGCACGAGGAGCTGGCCAAGATCGCCGCACTGGCGGTGAAGCATGACCTCTTTGTCTTCACTGACGAGATCTATAGCGAGCTGCTCTATGACGGCCGTCAGCACAAGAGCATCGTGGAGTTTCCCGGCATGCGTGAGCGCACCGTGCTGCTCCACGGCTTCAGCAAGGCCTTTGCCATGACCGGCTGGCGCCTTGGCTATGCCTGCGCCCCGGCCCCGCTGCGCGAGGCCATGATGAAAATCCACCAGTACTGCATGCTCTGCGCCCCGATCATGAGCCAGATGGCCGGCATCGAGGCGCTCAAGATGGGCGAGGCCGCCTACGAGGACATGCGCCAGAGCTACGAGCAGCGGCGCAATCTCATCGTGAGCCGCCTCAATGGCATGGGCCTGCACTGCTTCAATCCGGGCGGGGCATTCTATGTCTTCCCTGAGATCCGCAGCACCGGACTGACCAGCAAAGAATTCGCCATCCAGCTTCTGGAAAAAAAGAGCGTGGCCGTAGTTCCTGGCAGCGCTTTCAGCAGTGCAGGGGAAGGCTTCGTCCGCTGCTGCTACGCCACGGCACCGGAACTCATCGCCAAGGCCATGGATCTCATGGAAGAGTTTGTGAACGAGGTGTGCGGCAAGTAG
- a CDS encoding DUF1552 domain-containing protein has product MITRPALSRRAFLHGSGVSLALPFLEAMMPRLTSAAGATPPKRMVFACASLGIYGPSFFPKETGRAYTLTPYLETLKDHRDDFTVLSGVSHPDQAGADGHTSEQTWLTSARGPGLGGFRNTVSIDQLVAEKIGHETRYPSLVLSTAGQGSQSYTRSGVMVPSSSKPSQVFAKLFLDGTPVEISNQMRKLKEGRSIMDTVMAEAKRFENRVGAADKEKLDEYYTSVREMEERMLKSEAWVQKPKPKVDAKPPTDVENEADLIARMRLLFDLIPLALQTDSTRAITVLIQGRGDVPLVKGVTMAHHNLSHHGQDPEKIEQLQRIERAEFEAFNGLLTALKAKKEANGTLLDNTMILLGSNLGNANSHDWHNLPLLFAGGGFKHGQHLAFDAKNNQPMCNLFVQMLQRMGIEADAFGSSTSTSLPGLVA; this is encoded by the coding sequence ATGATCACACGCCCAGCCCTTTCCCGCCGCGCCTTTCTGCATGGCTCAGGTGTCTCGCTGGCCCTGCCGTTTTTGGAGGCCATGATGCCGCGCCTCACCAGTGCAGCAGGAGCCACGCCTCCCAAGCGCATGGTGTTTGCCTGTGCCTCTCTCGGCATATACGGCCCGTCGTTTTTCCCGAAGGAGACCGGCCGGGCCTACACGCTGACACCTTATCTGGAGACGCTGAAGGATCACCGGGATGACTTCACCGTGCTCTCCGGGGTCTCTCACCCGGACCAGGCTGGTGCGGATGGGCATACCTCTGAGCAGACCTGGCTCACCTCGGCACGCGGTCCGGGGCTCGGTGGGTTTCGCAACACGGTCTCCATCGATCAGCTGGTGGCTGAAAAGATCGGCCATGAGACGCGCTATCCCTCGCTGGTGCTCAGCACGGCGGGGCAGGGCAGCCAGAGCTACACACGCAGCGGTGTCATGGTGCCGTCCAGTTCAAAGCCCTCGCAGGTCTTTGCCAAACTCTTCCTCGATGGAACACCCGTTGAGATCAGCAACCAGATGCGCAAGCTGAAGGAAGGACGCAGTATCATGGACACCGTGATGGCCGAGGCCAAGAGGTTCGAGAATCGTGTGGGCGCAGCCGACAAGGAGAAGCTGGATGAGTACTACACCTCGGTGCGCGAGATGGAGGAGCGAATGCTGAAGTCTGAAGCCTGGGTGCAGAAGCCCAAGCCCAAGGTGGACGCCAAGCCGCCCACCGATGTGGAAAACGAGGCCGACCTCATCGCCCGCATGCGCCTGCTGTTTGACCTCATCCCGCTGGCCTTGCAGACGGACAGCACGCGCGCCATCACCGTGCTCATCCAGGGCAGGGGAGATGTGCCGCTGGTGAAGGGAGTGACGATGGCTCATCACAATCTCTCCCACCACGGCCAGGACCCGGAGAAGATCGAGCAGTTGCAGCGCATCGAGCGCGCCGAGTTTGAAGCCTTCAACGGTCTGCTTACCGCTCTCAAGGCCAAGAAGGAAGCCAACGGCACTTTGTTGGACAACACCATGATCCTTCTGGGCAGCAACCTGGGCAATGCCAACAGCCATGACTGGCACAACCTGCCGCTGCTCTTTGCGGGCGGTGGATTCAAGCATGGCCAGCACCTGGCGTTTGATGCCAAGAACAACCAGCCGATGTGCAATCTCTTTGTGCAGATGCTCCAGCGGATGGGGATCGAGGCCGATGCGTTTGGATCGAGCACAAGCACGAGCCTGCCGGGGCTGGTGGCTTGA
- a CDS encoding DUF1592 domain-containing protein, which produces MPPVAPFLEQHCTECHDGDVKKGGLDLSALKFAPDDKKNFDTWVKVFDRVGKGEMPPAKKPRPEAGDQRQFLAALKTPLSGYERAQQANNGRTLLRRLNRTEYENTVHDLLGISLPLKHILPEDTPMHGFDTVAEGLRFSQLQIEKYLEAADAALDAAIVLSRRPEGINKRYSYKDEPAIRKNLDTPPGTLSDKTNPKSGHRVMFRETDKEVIMFTTGDYLVGLKQCRIPGPGLYRIRLSGNAFQTEGQPLTVMVYANNYKLKRLLSYCELPADKPREFEFTARLDGTEHIVVNCDYVGRDKKGQNIYNVGAAEFQGSGIAMQWIEVEGPLASEWPPASLKKALGDVPLKELDEKQRKFRDGKPLGYELAPQDVRQSVSTGLQSFASRAFRRPLEADEAAPYIALATQALDAGRGFEEAMRLGLRAILTSPAFLLLEEHPGRLSPYAVASRLSYFLTSSMPDDELMKAAASGQILKSAVLKAQTERLLKSPRSAAFVTNFVGQWLELRNIDATAPDAKLYPEYDMLLKLGMVTETEAFFSELLKHNLPVANFIQSDFAMLNNRLAEHYEVPGISGEQFRRVSLPAGSPRGGVLTHASVLKVTANGTVTSPVLRGAWVMKHLLGQPPPPPPASVGGIEPDTRGSTTIREQLTKHRDSESCASCHKNIDPPGFALESFDVIGGYRENYRSNEKGANAKRKLRGQNIWQYKEGLPVDASGELADGRTFKDIRDFKQLLLGQQDQVLRALAGSLVTYGTGAGIQFADREAIDTIANQTQAEGSGLRTLVHAVVQSPLFLSK; this is translated from the coding sequence ATGCCTCCCGTTGCGCCCTTTCTAGAGCAGCACTGCACCGAGTGCCACGATGGCGATGTCAAAAAAGGCGGGCTGGACCTCTCGGCGCTGAAGTTTGCTCCTGACGACAAAAAGAACTTCGACACCTGGGTGAAGGTCTTTGACCGGGTGGGAAAGGGGGAGATGCCGCCTGCCAAAAAGCCCCGGCCGGAGGCTGGAGATCAGCGTCAATTTCTCGCGGCACTCAAGACGCCGCTCAGTGGCTACGAGCGGGCGCAGCAGGCAAACAACGGCCGCACCCTGCTTCGCCGGCTGAACCGCACGGAGTATGAAAACACCGTGCACGATCTTCTGGGCATCTCGTTGCCGCTGAAGCACATCCTGCCCGAGGACACGCCGATGCATGGCTTTGACACGGTGGCGGAGGGGCTGCGCTTCTCCCAGCTCCAGATCGAGAAATACCTGGAGGCGGCCGATGCCGCGCTGGATGCGGCTATCGTGCTGAGCCGCCGTCCGGAGGGCATCAACAAGCGCTACTCGTATAAAGACGAGCCGGCCATTCGCAAAAACCTGGACACTCCGCCCGGCACGCTCAGCGACAAAACGAACCCCAAGAGCGGGCACCGAGTCATGTTCCGGGAGACGGACAAGGAGGTCATCATGTTCACCACGGGAGACTATCTGGTGGGCCTGAAGCAGTGTCGCATCCCCGGGCCGGGACTGTACCGCATCCGGCTCTCGGGCAATGCTTTTCAGACCGAGGGGCAGCCCCTCACTGTCATGGTTTACGCCAACAACTACAAGCTCAAGCGTCTCCTCAGCTACTGCGAGCTGCCCGCAGACAAGCCGCGTGAGTTTGAGTTTACCGCACGCCTGGACGGTACCGAGCATATCGTCGTAAACTGCGACTACGTGGGCCGCGATAAAAAAGGGCAGAATATCTACAACGTGGGAGCCGCAGAGTTTCAGGGCTCGGGCATCGCCATGCAGTGGATCGAGGTGGAAGGCCCGCTTGCCTCGGAGTGGCCGCCTGCCAGCCTGAAAAAAGCCCTCGGAGATGTGCCGCTGAAAGAGCTGGATGAAAAACAGCGCAAGTTCCGCGATGGCAAACCGCTCGGCTATGAATTGGCCCCCCAGGATGTACGCCAGTCTGTCAGCACCGGGCTGCAGAGCTTTGCCTCCCGTGCCTTTCGCCGCCCGCTGGAGGCCGATGAGGCTGCGCCATACATCGCACTCGCCACCCAGGCGCTCGACGCAGGTCGTGGCTTTGAGGAGGCCATGCGCCTCGGTCTGCGCGCCATTCTCACCTCTCCCGCCTTTCTGCTGCTTGAGGAGCACCCCGGCAGGCTGAGCCCCTATGCCGTGGCTTCTCGTCTGTCTTACTTTCTCACCAGCTCCATGCCGGATGATGAACTCATGAAGGCGGCGGCTTCTGGCCAGATCCTCAAGTCAGCAGTCCTCAAAGCACAGACTGAGCGCCTGCTCAAGAGCCCGCGATCGGCAGCTTTCGTGACCAACTTTGTCGGCCAGTGGCTGGAGCTGCGGAACATCGACGCCACGGCTCCCGATGCCAAGCTCTACCCTGAGTACGACATGCTGCTGAAGCTGGGCATGGTCACGGAGACAGAGGCTTTTTTCAGCGAGCTGCTCAAGCACAACCTGCCGGTGGCCAATTTCATCCAAAGCGACTTTGCCATGCTGAACAATCGTCTGGCAGAGCATTATGAGGTGCCGGGCATCTCAGGAGAGCAGTTCCGCCGTGTCTCGCTCCCTGCAGGCAGTCCGCGTGGCGGTGTGCTGACTCATGCAAGTGTGCTGAAGGTCACGGCCAATGGCACCGTCACCTCTCCCGTGCTGCGCGGTGCGTGGGTCATGAAGCACCTGCTGGGGCAGCCCCCGCCTCCGCCGCCCGCCAGTGTGGGTGGCATCGAGCCGGACACCCGGGGCTCCACCACCATTCGCGAGCAGCTGACCAAGCACCGCGACAGTGAATCCTGCGCCTCTTGCCACAAGAACATCGATCCTCCCGGCTTTGCGCTTGAGAGTTTCGACGTCATCGGTGGCTACCGTGAGAACTACCGCTCCAATGAGAAGGGAGCCAACGCCAAGCGCAAGCTGCGCGGGCAGAACATCTGGCAGTACAAAGAAGGGCTGCCGGTGGATGCCAGCGGAGAGCTGGCAGACGGCCGCACCTTCAAAGACATACGCGACTTCAAGCAGCTCCTCCTCGGGCAGCAGGATCAGGTGCTGCGAGCACTAGCAGGCAGCCTCGTCACCTACGGCACCGGTGCAGGCATCCAGTTTGCTGATCGCGAAGCCATCGACACCATCGCCAACCAGACCCAAGCCGAGGGCTCCGGCCTGCGCACCCTGGTGCATGCAGTGGTGCAGTCACCTTTGTTTTTGAGCAAGTAG
- the bla gene encoding subclass B3 metallo-beta-lactamase, translating into MTDTRFIRSFFHLLLLSLLPLGAYGIDTAAWTQPFPPHRIADNLYYVGSRDLASYLITTPQGHVLINSSLEESVPLIRDSVEKLGFKLTDIRILLISHAHSDHCAGSAEMLKLTGAKYYVMDEDADVVERGGASKSRVGKGDYTQFPAAKVDHRLKDGEEVKLGDAVLVARRTAGHTPGCTTWTMKVMDGGKALNAVVIGSPNVNPGYILVGNKNYPSIATDYEMTFRTLKALPVDLFLGAHGGYYGMEAKHAHLGRGKENPFIDPTGYMSYVLDREKAFLTEWEKQKKGK; encoded by the coding sequence ATGACTGACACTCGTTTTATTCGCTCCTTTTTCCATCTGCTGCTGCTGAGCCTGCTGCCCTTGGGGGCGTATGGGATCGACACCGCCGCCTGGACGCAGCCGTTTCCGCCGCACCGCATCGCTGACAATCTTTATTATGTGGGGTCGCGAGATCTGGCCTCCTACCTCATCACCACACCTCAGGGGCATGTGCTGATCAACAGCAGCCTGGAGGAGTCCGTGCCACTGATCCGAGACAGCGTGGAAAAGCTGGGCTTTAAATTGACGGACATTCGCATTTTGCTCATCAGCCATGCTCATTCGGACCACTGCGCGGGCAGCGCGGAGATGCTCAAACTCACCGGTGCGAAGTATTATGTAATGGATGAGGACGCTGATGTGGTGGAGCGCGGCGGTGCGTCAAAATCGCGAGTGGGCAAGGGGGACTACACGCAGTTTCCAGCCGCCAAGGTGGACCACCGGCTGAAGGATGGCGAGGAGGTGAAGCTGGGAGACGCCGTGCTGGTGGCCCGCCGCACGGCCGGCCATACCCCCGGCTGCACCACCTGGACGATGAAGGTCATGGACGGCGGCAAGGCGCTGAACGCCGTCGTCATCGGCAGCCCGAATGTGAACCCCGGCTATATTCTGGTGGGCAACAAGAACTACCCCTCTATCGCCACTGATTACGAAATGACCTTTCGCACCCTCAAGGCTCTGCCCGTGGACCTTTTTCTGGGCGCCCACGGCGGCTACTATGGCATGGAGGCCAAGCATGCGCACCTCGGCAGAGGAAAGGAGAACCCTTTCATCGATCCCACAGGCTACATGAGCTATGTGCTGGATCGGGAGAAGGCGTTTCTCACGGAATGGGAGAAGCAGAAGAAAGGGAAGTAA
- a CDS encoding aminopeptidase → MKDIDVCRLEWMPYTGRMILTRNWFALLPVLLLCACSTVKFYTQAFSGQSEIWRKSRPNAEALADPSVAEHVKQRLKLIEELRAFAASDLHLPTKSFGKYCDLQRPYVVWVVYAAPEFSVEGKKWWYPLVGSLKYRGFFDEKDARQEADKLKAKGYDVFMGGVEAYSTLGYLADPVLNTFLHRSDADLAELIFHELTHAKVFVPGDTDFNEAFATANAEDGVRRWLRSKGDFKTLRAYEANLSKQREVVHLMLSTREKLKAVYAGSYPSVEEERKAKQRIFDDMLRKALADGPYVKLHIHHAARTWNNARINTVATYFTMVPGFERLLKEKGGDLEAFHREVHDMRKLNNEQRMKILGTPIPSHD, encoded by the coding sequence ATGAAGGACATTGATGTTTGTCGGTTGGAGTGGATGCCCTACACTGGCAGGATGATTTTAACGCGCAACTGGTTCGCTCTGCTGCCCGTCCTTCTGCTTTGTGCGTGCAGCACGGTGAAATTTTACACCCAGGCGTTCAGCGGCCAGTCCGAGATCTGGCGGAAATCCCGGCCCAATGCCGAGGCGCTGGCGGATCCCAGCGTGGCGGAGCACGTGAAGCAGCGCCTGAAGCTCATCGAGGAGCTGCGGGCCTTTGCGGCGAGCGATCTGCACCTGCCCACCAAGAGCTTTGGCAAATACTGCGATCTCCAGCGGCCCTACGTGGTCTGGGTGGTATATGCCGCGCCGGAGTTTTCCGTGGAGGGGAAAAAGTGGTGGTACCCCCTGGTGGGCAGCCTGAAGTACCGAGGCTTTTTTGATGAAAAAGACGCACGCCAGGAGGCGGACAAGCTCAAGGCCAAAGGGTATGATGTCTTCATGGGCGGCGTGGAGGCCTACTCCACCCTGGGATACCTGGCAGACCCGGTGCTGAACACCTTCCTGCACCGCAGCGATGCCGATCTGGCCGAGCTGATTTTCCACGAACTGACGCACGCCAAGGTCTTTGTGCCTGGGGATACTGATTTCAACGAGGCCTTTGCCACCGCCAATGCCGAAGACGGCGTCCGCCGCTGGCTGCGCTCCAAGGGAGATTTTAAAACCCTGCGTGCCTATGAAGCCAATCTGAGCAAGCAGCGGGAGGTGGTGCACCTCATGCTCAGCACCCGCGAGAAACTGAAAGCCGTCTATGCTGGCAGCTACCCCAGTGTGGAAGAGGAGCGCAAGGCCAAGCAGCGGATCTTTGATGACATGCTGCGCAAGGCCCTCGCTGATGGTCCCTATGTGAAGCTGCACATCCATCATGCAGCCAGGACATGGAACAATGCGCGCATCAACACCGTGGCCACCTATTTCACCATGGTTCCGGGCTTTGAGCGTCTTCTCAAGGAAAAAGGAGGCGATCTGGAGGCGTTTCATCGCGAGGTCCATGATATGCGCAAGCTCAACAACGAGCAGCGAATGAAGATTCTCGGCACACCCATTCCATCCCATGACTGA
- the uxaC gene encoding glucuronate isomerase produces MSFIHDDFLLSTKSASRLYHTFAKDEPILDYHNHLPPKDIAENRQFKNLFEIWLEGDHYKWRAMRCNGVPEEFITGKASPRDKFLAWAKTVPHTLRNPLYHWTHLELKRYFGIDTLLDEKTAPAIWEQTEAALAKPEMSARGILRTQKVKALCTTDDPIDDLAHHQKCAADGFEVGVYPTFRPDKALAVHLPEAWNAWCDKLSSASGIEVKSYASLLDALKQRHDFFHSVGGRLSDHGLNYCHSNFVSDAEAERIFQKARSGTAASAQEQDQFASNIMLHIGRLNAARGWTMQLHLGPVRNNNSRLAREIGADVGCDSIGDYLQAETLSRFLDRLDTENALPKTVLYNVNPAHNYVFGTMAGNFADGTTPGKVQFGSGWWFVDQKEGMEWQINALSNLGLLSRFIGMLTDSRSFMSFPRHEYFRRTLCNLLGADIEGGLIPNDDALVGSMVKNICYANAKAYLGLKVS; encoded by the coding sequence ATGTCCTTCATCCACGACGATTTTCTGCTCTCCACCAAGTCTGCCAGCCGCCTCTACCACACCTTTGCCAAAGACGAGCCCATCCTGGACTACCATAATCACCTGCCGCCGAAGGACATCGCGGAAAACCGCCAGTTCAAGAACCTCTTCGAAATCTGGCTGGAGGGCGACCACTACAAATGGCGCGCCATGCGCTGCAACGGTGTCCCCGAGGAGTTCATCACCGGCAAGGCCTCCCCGCGCGACAAATTCCTCGCCTGGGCCAAAACCGTCCCCCACACCCTGCGTAATCCCCTCTACCACTGGACCCACCTGGAGCTGAAGCGCTACTTTGGCATCGACACCCTGCTGGATGAAAAGACCGCCCCCGCCATCTGGGAGCAGACCGAGGCCGCCCTGGCCAAGCCCGAGATGAGCGCCCGCGGCATCCTCCGCACGCAGAAGGTGAAGGCCCTCTGCACCACCGACGATCCCATCGACGACCTCGCCCACCACCAGAAATGCGCCGCAGACGGCTTTGAAGTCGGCGTGTATCCCACCTTCCGCCCGGACAAGGCCCTCGCCGTCCACCTCCCTGAAGCCTGGAATGCGTGGTGCGACAAGCTCAGCTCCGCCAGTGGCATCGAGGTGAAAAGCTACGCCTCCCTGCTCGATGCTCTCAAGCAGCGCCACGACTTCTTCCACAGTGTCGGTGGCCGCCTCAGCGACCACGGCCTGAACTACTGCCACTCCAATTTCGTCAGTGATGCTGAAGCCGAGCGCATCTTCCAGAAAGCCCGCTCAGGCACCGCCGCCAGCGCCCAGGAGCAGGACCAGTTTGCCAGCAACATCATGCTCCACATAGGCCGCCTCAATGCCGCCCGCGGATGGACCATGCAGCTGCACCTCGGCCCTGTGCGCAACAACAACAGCCGCCTGGCCCGCGAGATCGGCGCAGACGTCGGCTGCGACAGCATCGGCGACTACCTGCAGGCGGAGACGCTCTCCCGCTTCCTGGACCGCTTGGACACCGAAAACGCCCTGCCCAAGACCGTGCTCTACAACGTCAACCCCGCGCACAACTACGTCTTCGGCACCATGGCAGGAAACTTCGCCGACGGCACGACGCCCGGCAAAGTCCAGTTTGGCTCCGGCTGGTGGTTCGTCGATCAGAAGGAAGGCATGGAGTGGCAGATCAATGCCCTCAGCAATCTCGGCCTCCTCAGCCGCTTCATCGGCATGCTCACCGACAGCCGCAGTTTCATGAGCTTCCCCCGCCATGAGTACTTCCGCCGCACGCTCTGCAACCTCCTTGGCGCAGACATCGAAGGCGGCCTTATTCCAAACGATGACGCCCTCGTCGGCAGCATGGTGAAGAACATCTGCTACGCGAATGCGAAGGCTTACCTGGGGCTGAAGGTGTCCTGA
- a CDS encoding DUF1294 domain-containing protein, which translates to MAPPKMIAETRKPEYTARVVEWHADKGFGWLKFNDKRLFLHRRDFSRWHHTPRVGEEIRFNWGLDAECRPCAQNAVQVREVEDLRLTGLCLLGALLVLPAYAWRQTGWEMWRLVTYVCALSLITYAAYRSDKRKARMDAWRIPEMHLHLLELAGGWPGAWVAQRRLRHKCSKGFYQFHFWLIICLHQFVAFDSLQQWKYSHMLKQALFEDQRTTRTRQRG; encoded by the coding sequence ATGGCACCTCCCAAAATGATCGCCGAAACGCGCAAACCTGAGTACACGGCCCGTGTCGTTGAGTGGCATGCGGACAAGGGGTTTGGCTGGCTGAAGTTTAACGACAAGCGGCTGTTTCTGCATCGGCGTGATTTTTCCAGGTGGCACCACACGCCGAGGGTGGGGGAGGAGATTCGCTTTAACTGGGGGCTGGATGCCGAATGCCGCCCGTGCGCGCAAAATGCAGTGCAGGTACGTGAGGTGGAGGATCTCCGTCTGACTGGGCTGTGCCTTCTGGGCGCTCTGCTGGTGCTGCCTGCCTATGCGTGGCGGCAGACAGGCTGGGAAATGTGGAGACTGGTGACCTACGTCTGCGCTTTGTCACTGATCACGTATGCGGCATATCGAAGTGACAAGCGCAAGGCGCGCATGGATGCGTGGCGCATCCCGGAGATGCATCTGCATCTGCTGGAGCTTGCGGGCGGCTGGCCGGGAGCGTGGGTGGCGCAGCGGCGGCTGCGGCACAAGTGCTCAAAGGGCTTCTACCAGTTTCATTTCTGGCTGATCATCTGCCTCCACCAGTTTGTGGCGTTCGACTCGCTTCAACAGTGGAAGTATTCCCACATGTTGAAGCAAGCGCTTTTTGAGGATCAAAGAACAACACGCACCCGGCAGAGGGGCTAA